The Triticum aestivum cultivar Chinese Spring chromosome 7B, IWGSC CS RefSeq v2.1, whole genome shotgun sequence genome window below encodes:
- the LOC123160721 gene encoding E3 ubiquitin-protein ligase EL5 has translation MVQDFEQSAAAMDSSSGWAVAPAVSTAAPTMPIGGILTMTGIFLVFLTFALALIFLQYYFNTSVRTAPRGRPRGVRGVAAGGVDPELLRSLPVTVYRAGPKGSTDDVGVECAVCLTELEDGEEARFLPRCGHGFHTECVDMWLASHTSCPLCRATVGKPDASQALTPTSLPSLPPEPMNYAGNLPASVLLGVSDQATLAAVTVTSHGAYSSPSALATAAVLVIDIPDSRTVATPRGASKSPGLARLRSLKRLWSFGRQGPSGSTPSCSGGSGSGTADTDQGISITCATPRAPV, from the coding sequence ATGGTACAAGACTTCGAGCAGTCTGCCGCCGCTATGGACTCATCCTCGGGCTGGGCGGTCGCGCCGGCGGTCTCCACGGCCGCACCAACCATGCCGATCGGTGGCATACTCACCATGACAGGCATCTTTCTGGTGTTCCTGACGTTCGCCCTCGCGCTCATCTTCCTCCAGTACTACTTCAACACCAGCGTCCGGACCGCGCCGAGAGGGCGCCCACGCGGCGTGCGTGGGGTGGCCGCAGGGGGCGTCGACCCGGAGCTGCTGCGGTCGCTACCGGTCACGGTGTACCGCGCGGGGCCGAAGGGCTCCACGGACGACGTCGGGGTGGAGTGTGCGGTGTGCCTGACCGAGCTCGAGGACGGGGAGGAGGCCAGGTTCTTGCCCCGGTGCGGCCACGGCTTCCACACCGAGTGCGTCGACATGTGGCTTGCCTCCCACACCAGCTGCCCGCTCTGCAGGGCCACCGTCGGCAAGCCCGACGCGTCGCAGGCGCTTACACCGACGAGTCTCCCTTCCTTGCCACCGGAGCCGATGAACTACGCCGGGAACCTGCCGGCGAGTGTACTGCTCGGGGTTTCAGACCAGGCCACGCTCGCCGCGGTGACCGTGACCTCTCACGGAGCCTACTCCAGCCCCTCCGCCCTTGCCACCGCGGCAGTGCTGGTGATCGACATTCCGGACTCAAGGACAGTGGCGACCCCGCGCGGCGCGTCCAAGTCTCCGGGCTTGGCGAGGCTGAGGTCTTTGAAGAGGCTGTGGAGCTTCGGGAGGCAAGGACCGTCGGGGTCGACTCCCTCCTGTTCCGGTGGCAGCGGTAGCGGAACAGCAGACACAGACCAGGGTATTAGCATCACCTGTGCAACTCCAAGAGCTCCCGTGTAG